A genomic segment from Geitlerinema sp. PCC 7407 encodes:
- the clpB gene encoding ATP-dependent chaperone ClpB produces MQPTDPTRFTNKAWDAIVESQDVARRCKNQQLEVEHLITALLEQEKGLALNILERAGVDISRLTQQIELFVQRQARVSEVSQLYLGRGLDILLDRAEAARQTWQDEFISIEHMLLAFTEDERVGRRLCRMLNLEKPALEAAIKSIRGSQKVSDQNPESRYAALEKYGRDLTEQARAGKLDPVIGRDDEIRRVIQVLSRRTKNNPVLIGEPGVGKTAIAEGLAQRILNGDVPESLKNRQLISLDMGSLIAGAKYRGEFEDRLRAVLREVTHSDGQIILFIDELHTVVGAGASQGTMDAGNLLKPMLARGELRCIGATTLDEYRKYIEKDAALERRFQQVVVGQPSVEDTISILRGLKERYEVHHGVKITDSSLVAAATLSDRYISDRFLPDKAIDLVDEAAAKLKMEITSKPTELETVDRRLMQLEMEKLSIEGEGARPGATGAYQPSQDRLERIQQEIAELQTKQQELHDQWQGEKQLLEAINAIKEEEDQLRLQIEQAERDYDLNKAAQLKYGRLETLQRDREEKEAQLLEMQTRGSTLLREQVTEADIAEIVARWTGIPVNRLLESERQKLLQLESYLHQRVIGQDEAVEAVAAAIRRARSGMKDPGRPIGSFLFMGPTGVGKTELARALAQSLFDTEEALVRIDMSEYMEKHSVSRLIGAPPGYVGYEEGGQLSEAVRRHPYSVVLLDEVEKAHPDVFNILLQVLDDGRITDSQGRLVDFRNTIIVMTSNIGSDRILNFGGDESKYEEMHKQVMQALRGHFRPEFLNRVDDIILFHPLSRKELRAIVSIQIRRIERLLADQKIAVEVTEEALTHVAEAGYDPVYGARPLKRAIQREIENPLATKLLENLFVEGDTICVAVEDDSLIFSKKVAAPVSEPEVVST; encoded by the coding sequence ATGCAGCCCACCGACCCGACTCGCTTCACCAACAAAGCCTGGGACGCCATCGTAGAGTCCCAGGACGTGGCTCGACGCTGCAAAAATCAGCAGCTTGAGGTAGAGCACCTGATCACGGCGCTCCTGGAGCAAGAGAAGGGCCTGGCGCTCAATATCCTAGAGCGCGCGGGCGTGGACATCAGCCGCCTCACCCAGCAGATCGAGCTGTTTGTCCAGCGGCAGGCGCGCGTCTCCGAAGTGTCGCAGCTCTATCTGGGCCGGGGACTCGACATCCTGCTCGATCGCGCTGAGGCTGCCCGCCAGACCTGGCAGGACGAATTTATTTCCATCGAGCACATGCTGCTGGCCTTCACGGAGGACGAGCGGGTGGGCCGCCGCCTGTGCCGGATGCTGAACCTCGAAAAGCCAGCCCTAGAAGCAGCAATCAAGTCGATTCGCGGCAGCCAGAAGGTCAGCGACCAAAACCCCGAGTCTCGCTACGCCGCCCTGGAAAAGTACGGCCGCGACCTGACGGAGCAGGCCAGAGCGGGCAAGCTCGACCCGGTGATCGGGCGGGATGACGAGATCCGCCGAGTGATCCAGGTCCTGTCGCGGCGGACCAAGAATAACCCGGTGCTGATCGGTGAGCCGGGCGTCGGTAAAACGGCGATCGCCGAAGGACTGGCCCAGCGCATTCTCAACGGCGACGTCCCCGAGTCCCTGAAAAACCGCCAGCTCATCTCTCTGGACATGGGTTCCCTGATCGCCGGTGCCAAGTATCGCGGCGAATTCGAGGACCGTCTGCGGGCCGTGCTGCGGGAAGTCACCCACTCCGACGGCCAGATCATCTTGTTCATCGATGAGCTGCACACCGTCGTAGGGGCCGGGGCTTCCCAGGGCACCATGGACGCGGGCAACCTGCTCAAGCCCATGCTGGCGCGGGGCGAGCTGCGCTGCATCGGCGCGACCACCCTCGACGAGTACCGCAAGTACATCGAAAAAGACGCCGCCCTCGAACGCCGCTTCCAGCAGGTCGTGGTCGGCCAGCCCAGCGTCGAAGACACCATCTCCATCCTGCGCGGCCTCAAGGAGCGCTACGAAGTCCACCACGGCGTCAAAATTACCGACTCCTCGCTGGTGGCGGCAGCCACGCTGTCGGACCGCTACATCAGCGATCGCTTTTTGCCCGACAAGGCCATTGACCTGGTCGACGAAGCGGCAGCCAAGCTCAAGATGGAAATCACCTCCAAGCCCACAGAGCTGGAAACCGTCGATCGCCGCCTGATGCAGCTGGAGATGGAAAAGCTCTCCATCGAAGGCGAAGGGGCACGCCCCGGCGCCACCGGTGCCTACCAGCCCTCCCAGGATCGCCTAGAGCGCATCCAGCAAGAGATCGCCGAGCTGCAAACCAAGCAGCAAGAACTCCACGATCAGTGGCAGGGCGAAAAGCAGCTGCTCGAAGCCATCAACGCCATCAAGGAAGAAGAGGACCAGCTCCGCCTCCAGATCGAGCAGGCCGAGCGGGACTATGACCTGAACAAGGCCGCCCAGCTCAAATACGGCCGTCTCGAAACTCTCCAGCGCGATCGCGAAGAAAAAGAAGCCCAGCTCCTGGAGATGCAGACCCGGGGCTCCACCCTGCTGCGTGAGCAGGTCACCGAGGCCGACATCGCCGAAATCGTCGCGCGCTGGACCGGCATTCCCGTCAATCGTCTGCTGGAATCCGAGCGTCAGAAGCTTTTGCAGCTCGAGTCCTATCTCCATCAGCGCGTGATTGGCCAAGACGAAGCAGTAGAAGCCGTGGCCGCCGCCATTCGGCGGGCGCGATCGGGCATGAAAGACCCCGGCCGCCCCATTGGTTCGTTCCTGTTTATGGGCCCCACCGGCGTCGGCAAAACCGAGCTGGCCCGCGCCCTGGCCCAGTCCCTCTTCGACACCGAAGAGGCCCTGGTGCGCATCGATATGTCGGAGTACATGGAGAAGCATTCGGTGTCGCGGCTGATCGGAGCGCCACCGGGCTACGTGGGCTACGAGGAAGGCGGCCAGCTATCGGAGGCGGTGCGTCGCCATCCCTACTCGGTGGTGCTCCTCGACGAGGTCGAAAAAGCCCACCCCGACGTGTTTAATATCCTGCTCCAGGTGCTCGACGATGGCCGCATCACCGACTCCCAGGGACGCTTGGTGGACTTCCGCAATACCATCATCGTCATGACGAGCAACATCGGCAGCGATCGCATTTTGAACTTCGGCGGCGATGAGTCCAAGTACGAAGAGATGCACAAGCAGGTCATGCAGGCCCTGCGGGGACACTTCCGGCCCGAGTTCCTCAACCGCGTCGATGACATCATTCTCTTCCACCCCCTCAGCCGCAAGGAGCTGCGCGCCATCGTCAGCATCCAGATCCGCCGGATCGAGCGTCTGCTCGCCGACCAAAAGATCGCCGTCGAGGTGACCGAAGAGGCGCTCACCCACGTGGCCGAAGCGGGCTACGACCCCGTCTATGGCGCGCGGCCCCTCAAGCGAGCCATCCAGCGGGAGATCGAGAACCCCCTGGCCACCAAGCTCCTGGAGAACCTCTTCGTGGAAGGGGACACCATCTGCGTGGCCGTCGAGGACGACAGCCTGATCTTCAGCAAAAAGGTCGCCGCTCCGGTCTCCGAACCCGAAGTCGTCTCAACCTAA
- a CDS encoding CASTOR/POLLUX-related putative ion channel, with translation MPQSLRSRSVFRDKDHSSTLAGHLRYQFDNFMARGTVALVSGLALVSLAFIVLMAALVNLLGIAPEGGDRLNLPEALWGVLMRTLDSGAVGGDTGWGFRLTMLFVTFGGIFVVSTLIGLLSSGIDAKLEDLRKGRSRVIETDHIVILGWSLQIFTLISELALANANCPDTCITILSTEDKVEMETALASTLGKLPRIRLVCRTGSPSSMADLGIVSIQTARSVILLNSSEDHRDTQLVKTLLAIKSIPRSHPQPYHLVAQVQTPKTLDVLKLIAHNDVEPLLIHDLISRIVVQTCRQSGLSTVYIDLLNFSGDEIYFREEPALQGKTYGQALLAYHHSAVIGIQKADGTLQLNPGSETCLQAGDRLIVISEDDDTTQLNPADQAPIDHQAIQLVEASPAIAEHTLILGWNDRVATIIQLLDQYVAPGSSVMVVAELPAAEVDLSAESLQLERQAVSYRQGDPTDRDTLESLDLTHYDHAVVLCNSTLEAEEADAHTLVTLLHLRDMCDRHHHNCQIVTEILDVRNQALAQVARPDDFVISEQLISLMLAQVAEQKSINAVLTELFSPEGSEIYLKPASRYVTGDRPVNFYTVVEAARQRGESAIGYRRKADASSLAQSYGVVINPPKDQPITFQPGDAIILVAES, from the coding sequence ATGCCACAATCCCTTCGCAGCCGCTCCGTATTTCGCGACAAAGACCATAGCAGCACGCTGGCTGGTCATCTGCGCTACCAGTTCGACAACTTTATGGCCCGGGGAACCGTGGCTCTGGTCAGTGGCCTGGCGCTGGTGTCCCTAGCGTTTATTGTGCTGATGGCGGCCCTGGTAAACCTCTTGGGGATTGCGCCTGAGGGGGGCGATCGCCTCAATCTTCCCGAAGCCCTGTGGGGCGTGCTGATGCGGACCCTCGACTCCGGCGCAGTCGGCGGCGACACCGGCTGGGGGTTTCGCCTGACCATGCTGTTTGTCACCTTTGGCGGCATCTTTGTGGTGAGCACGCTCATCGGCCTGCTGAGCAGTGGCATCGACGCCAAGCTGGAGGACCTGCGCAAAGGGCGATCGCGCGTCATCGAAACCGACCACATCGTGATTTTGGGCTGGTCGCTGCAAATTTTCACCCTCATTTCGGAGCTAGCCCTGGCCAACGCAAACTGCCCAGACACCTGCATTACCATCCTCAGCACCGAGGACAAGGTGGAGATGGAAACGGCCCTCGCCAGTACGCTGGGCAAACTGCCCCGCATTCGCCTAGTCTGCCGCACGGGCAGCCCCAGCAGCATGGCAGACTTGGGCATTGTCAGCATTCAAACGGCCCGCTCCGTCATCCTCTTGAACTCCAGCGAGGATCACAGAGATACGCAACTGGTCAAAACGCTCTTGGCGATCAAAAGCATTCCGCGATCGCACCCCCAGCCCTATCACTTGGTCGCCCAGGTTCAGACTCCCAAGACCCTGGATGTGCTCAAGCTGATTGCCCACAACGATGTGGAGCCGCTGCTGATCCACGATTTGATTTCGCGGATCGTGGTGCAAACCTGTCGGCAATCAGGGCTGTCTACGGTCTATATTGATCTGCTCAACTTTAGCGGCGATGAAATCTACTTTCGAGAGGAGCCTGCTCTCCAGGGCAAAACCTACGGTCAGGCGCTCTTGGCCTACCATCACTCGGCCGTGATCGGCATTCAAAAGGCCGATGGCACCCTTCAGCTGAACCCTGGGAGTGAGACCTGCTTACAAGCTGGCGATCGCCTGATCGTGATTAGCGAAGATGACGACACGACCCAGCTAAACCCAGCAGACCAGGCACCCATCGATCATCAAGCCATTCAGCTGGTCGAAGCGTCCCCTGCGATCGCCGAGCACACCCTCATCTTGGGCTGGAATGACCGGGTCGCCACCATTATTCAGCTGCTGGATCAGTACGTGGCTCCGGGCTCGAGCGTGATGGTCGTGGCCGAGCTGCCCGCCGCCGAGGTGGACCTGTCTGCGGAAAGCCTCCAGCTGGAGAGACAAGCTGTGTCCTACCGGCAGGGAGACCCCACGGATCGCGACACTCTAGAAAGCCTCGATCTGACCCATTATGACCATGCGGTTGTGCTGTGCAACTCGACCCTGGAGGCCGAAGAAGCAGACGCCCATACGCTGGTGACGCTCCTGCATTTGCGGGATATGTGCGATCGCCATCACCACAATTGCCAGATCGTCACCGAAATCTTGGATGTGCGCAATCAGGCCCTGGCCCAGGTCGCCCGCCCCGATGACTTCGTGATCAGCGAGCAGCTAATTAGTCTCATGCTGGCCCAGGTTGCTGAGCAGAAGAGCATCAACGCAGTGCTGACGGAGCTGTTTAGTCCTGAAGGCTCAGAGATCTACCTGAAACCGGCCAGTCGCTACGTCACCGGCGATCGCCCCGTCAATTTTTACACCGTGGTCGAAGCCGCCAGACAGCGGGGAGAATCGGCGATCGGGTATCGGCGCAAAGCCGACGCCAGCAGCCTTGCCCAGTCCTATGGGGTGGTGATCAATCCGCCGAAGGATCAGCCCATTACGTTTCAGCCCGGTGATGCGATCATCCTGGTCGCTGAGTCCTAG
- a CDS encoding DUF1517 domain-containing protein — protein sequence MRKKLMATIKPFLKSLVMLGLVATLVLGSAGDAWAARTGGRMGGGSFRAPSSYSAPTRTYNPPSAYPGGGFGGGFGFPFFFPMPFFGIGGGFGGLFTILIVIAIANFLMRSFRNFSEGGETMGYSSNPSVSVAKLQVGLLAQARDLQADLDRVSRTANTSTSEGLTQVLQETSLALLRHPEYWVYGASESQQARLETAEAQFNRLSLAERSKFSEETLSNVNNQLRQAERRAALPVVERDGEIFVRADLNPEGPGEYIVVTLLVGTQGKLDLPTINGADDLRQALRKIGAVGSDQLLAVEVLWTPQADGDVLTTDDLLAEYPDLKLV from the coding sequence ATGCGCAAAAAACTGATGGCTACGATAAAACCCTTTTTGAAATCCCTGGTGATGCTGGGCCTCGTCGCCACCTTGGTGCTGGGCAGCGCAGGGGATGCTTGGGCGGCCCGCACGGGTGGCCGCATGGGCGGCGGCTCCTTCCGCGCGCCGAGCTCCTACTCAGCGCCGACCCGCACCTACAATCCTCCCTCGGCCTATCCCGGTGGCGGCTTTGGCGGTGGCTTTGGCTTTCCCTTCTTCTTCCCCATGCCCTTCTTCGGCATTGGGGGTGGGTTTGGCGGCCTCTTCACTATCTTGATCGTGATTGCGATCGCCAATTTCCTGATGCGCAGCTTCCGGAACTTCTCCGAGGGCGGCGAGACCATGGGCTACAGCAGCAACCCGTCTGTGTCTGTGGCCAAGCTGCAAGTGGGTCTGCTGGCCCAGGCCCGCGATCTGCAAGCCGACCTCGATCGCGTCAGCCGCACCGCCAACACTTCCACGAGCGAAGGGCTGACCCAGGTGCTGCAAGAGACCTCCCTAGCGCTGCTGCGTCACCCCGAGTACTGGGTGTACGGCGCCTCCGAGTCTCAGCAAGCTCGCCTCGAAACGGCCGAAGCCCAATTCAATCGCCTGTCCCTAGCGGAGCGCAGCAAGTTCAGCGAAGAGACCCTCTCCAACGTCAACAACCAGCTGCGTCAGGCCGAGCGCCGAGCAGCCCTGCCCGTGGTTGAGCGCGATGGCGAAATCTTTGTTCGCGCCGACCTCAACCCCGAAGGCCCCGGCGAGTACATCGTGGTCACGCTGCTGGTCGGCACCCAGGGCAAGCTGGACCTGCCCACCATCAACGGCGCCGACGACCTGCGCCAGGCCCTCCGAAAGATCGGGGCCGTGGGCAGCGACCAGCTGCTGGCGGTCGAGGTGCTCTGGACGCCCCAGGCAGACGGCGACGTCCTGACGACGGACGATCTGCTGGCTGAGTACCCTGACCTGAAGCTGGTCTAG
- the thiS gene encoding sulfur carrier protein ThiS: protein MAELSFFQNSVTLQVNGEPKACPPQTSLPTFLEQLGLNPRLVAVEYNGEILHRQFWEQTQMQTGDRLEIVTIVGGGSVA, encoded by the coding sequence ATGGCTGAGCTATCGTTTTTCCAAAACTCCGTCACGCTGCAAGTCAACGGCGAGCCGAAGGCTTGTCCGCCCCAGACGTCGCTGCCGACGTTTCTCGAGCAGCTCGGCCTCAATCCGCGCCTGGTGGCGGTGGAGTACAACGGCGAGATTCTCCATCGCCAGTTCTGGGAGCAAACCCAGATGCAAACGGGCGATCGCCTGGAAATTGTGACCATTGTGGGTGGCGGTAGCGTTGCCTAG
- a CDS encoding thiamine phosphate synthase, giving the protein MRDTQGWSFGAQPALYRILDANLDRAREGLRIIEEWCRFGLNNPSLTQVCKTLRQELASWHHAELREARDTPGDPGTGLSHPQEEQRTSIEQVLLVNCCRVQEALRVLEEYGKIYDPKFGAACKQMRYEVYTLESTLLAHHRHQRLQQALLYLVTSPSENLFGVVEAALQGGLTLVQYRDKNTDDVVRLQNARKLKALCHEYGALFLMNDRVDLAVAVEADGVHLGQQDVPIAFARQLLGPQRIIGRSTTSPEEMRRALAEGADYIGVGPVFETPTKPGKAAAGFDYVRYAAENSPVPWFAIGGIDTENVNEVIAAGADRVAVVRSIMEAEQPTLNTQFFLSQLQRGQTLKAHDAKVSQTHG; this is encoded by the coding sequence ATGCGCGATACCCAGGGCTGGAGTTTCGGAGCGCAGCCTGCGCTTTATCGAATTTTGGACGCCAACCTCGACCGAGCGCGCGAAGGACTGCGCATCATCGAGGAGTGGTGCCGCTTTGGCCTCAACAACCCATCTCTGACCCAAGTCTGCAAAACCCTGCGCCAAGAGCTCGCCAGCTGGCACCATGCCGAGCTGCGAGAAGCGCGCGACACCCCCGGCGACCCCGGCACGGGCCTATCCCACCCCCAAGAAGAGCAGCGCACCAGCATTGAGCAGGTCCTGCTCGTCAACTGCTGCCGCGTCCAGGAGGCCCTGCGCGTCCTCGAAGAGTACGGCAAGATTTATGACCCCAAGTTCGGCGCGGCCTGCAAGCAGATGCGCTACGAGGTGTACACCCTCGAATCCACGCTGCTGGCCCACCACCGTCACCAGCGGCTCCAGCAGGCCTTGCTGTACTTGGTCACCTCCCCGAGCGAGAACCTGTTTGGCGTCGTAGAGGCCGCGCTCCAGGGCGGCCTGACCCTGGTGCAGTACCGCGACAAAAACACCGACGATGTCGTGCGGCTGCAAAATGCCCGCAAGCTCAAGGCCCTGTGCCACGAGTACGGCGCCCTCTTTTTGATGAATGACCGGGTGGACCTGGCCGTGGCCGTGGAGGCAGACGGGGTTCATCTGGGCCAGCAAGATGTGCCCATCGCCTTTGCGCGGCAGCTCCTGGGCCCCCAGCGGATCATTGGCCGCTCCACCACCAGCCCCGAGGAAATGCGCCGCGCCCTGGCTGAGGGAGCCGACTACATTGGGGTTGGCCCAGTCTTTGAGACGCCCACCAAGCCCGGCAAGGCTGCCGCTGGTTTCGACTATGTCCGCTACGCTGCCGAAAACTCCCCTGTGCCCTGGTTTGCCATCGGCGGCATCGACACCGAGAACGTGAACGAGGTGATCGCGGCGGGAGCGGATCGGGTGGCGGTGGTGCGCTCCATCATGGAGGCCGAGCAGCCGACCCTCAACACCCAGTTTTTCCTGTCCCAGCTCCAGCGGGGACAAACCCTGAAGGCCCACGACGCAAAAGTTTCCCAGACCCATGGCTGA
- a CDS encoding DUF1565 domain-containing protein, with protein MSLLSRSVRVSAIASLLLSSGGVAIAVSSVGIPVVLGSLLAEGAIAQTQAATVLYVDPVRGSDAGAGTAQAPLKTITQALAIAPTSSVIQLAPGTYSAASGETFPLRLQPGVTLQGSAESQGQGIVIRGGGRFLSPTSAGQDIAILGANQAALIGVTVTNPNPRGYGLWIESSNPTVASNTFTGNTHDGISVVGRSAPLIRGNHFVANGANGITLYGLSQAQVQENLFERTGFGVNVGQKAAPTLLKNRIVGNEDGVVVQASSRPILRENVIEGNQRDGLVAIADSQPDLGTQAQPGSNTFRNNGRLDVNVKASSQIVPAFGNQLVSSRVEGRVDLAGTTQVTPVPAIAAAPAPIVAQAADKSSLSARSFPVPTSLQSSPPVAPPPQVPVAAGPAPRAIPIPVAAPETAARPVTTSGRSLPVPTVTPSVPVPAPVVPARTVPIQTAPAPTAAIEIPVTPPSRSVPVVERSPQPVQPAAVEIPVLPPENADPTPQPATVAARPRSGALLPVPSARIPVGNAGNRARNVAIGASTPGGPPPPPTQAQALGFQYRVVVATRSEADQARVRSLVPGAFRVFRGSQIFMQVGAYKTQAEADEMYQRVSSQGWQARIETTQ; from the coding sequence ATGAGTCTGTTGAGTCGTTCGGTTCGAGTTTCGGCGATCGCCTCGCTGCTGCTGAGCAGTGGGGGAGTGGCGATCGCGGTCAGTAGTGTCGGGATTCCGGTGGTCTTGGGGAGTCTGCTGGCGGAGGGGGCGATCGCCCAAACTCAGGCGGCAACCGTTCTCTACGTGGATCCGGTCCGGGGCAGTGATGCCGGCGCAGGCACGGCCCAGGCTCCCCTCAAAACCATTACCCAGGCCCTGGCGATCGCCCCCACCAGCAGCGTGATTCAGCTCGCGCCGGGCACCTACAGCGCCGCCAGCGGCGAGACCTTTCCCCTGCGCCTCCAGCCCGGGGTCACCCTCCAGGGCAGCGCCGAGAGCCAGGGTCAAGGTATCGTGATTCGCGGGGGCGGGCGGTTTCTCAGTCCGACCTCGGCGGGCCAGGACATCGCAATTTTGGGGGCCAATCAGGCGGCCCTGATCGGCGTGACGGTGACCAATCCCAACCCCCGGGGCTACGGCCTGTGGATCGAGTCGAGCAACCCGACGGTGGCCAGCAACACCTTCACCGGCAACACCCACGACGGCATTTCGGTGGTGGGCCGCAGCGCGCCGCTGATTCGCGGCAACCACTTTGTGGCCAACGGGGCCAACGGCATCACCCTCTACGGCCTGTCCCAGGCCCAGGTCCAAGAAAATCTGTTTGAGCGGACAGGCTTTGGCGTCAATGTGGGCCAGAAAGCAGCGCCGACGCTGCTGAAAAATCGCATTGTGGGCAACGAGGACGGCGTGGTGGTCCAGGCCAGCAGTCGGCCGATTTTGCGGGAAAACGTGATCGAGGGCAATCAGCGGGATGGTCTGGTGGCGATCGCCGATTCCCAGCCCGACCTCGGCACCCAGGCCCAGCCCGGCAGCAACACCTTCCGCAACAATGGCCGACTGGATGTGAACGTCAAAGCGTCCAGCCAGATCGTCCCGGCCTTTGGCAACCAGCTGGTGAGCAGCCGCGTGGAGGGCCGGGTGGACCTCGCGGGTACCACCCAGGTGACGCCCGTTCCGGCGATCGCGGCAGCCCCAGCGCCCATCGTGGCCCAGGCCGCAGACAAGTCTTCCCTTTCGGCGCGCTCCTTCCCGGTGCCCACCAGCTTGCAAAGCAGCCCGCCGGTGGCCCCGCCGCCGCAGGTTCCTGTGGCGGCGGGGCCAGCGCCCCGCGCGATTCCCATCCCTGTCGCAGCGCCCGAAACAGCGGCGCGGCCCGTGACGACCTCCGGGCGATCGCTGCCGGTGCCCACCGTCACGCCGAGCGTCCCGGTACCGGCCCCGGTCGTGCCGGCGCGGACTGTGCCGATTCAGACTGCACCCGCACCCACAGCAGCCATCGAGATTCCGGTGACGCCGCCCAGCCGCTCGGTGCCCGTGGTGGAGCGATCGCCCCAGCCGGTGCAGCCCGCTGCCGTCGAGATTCCCGTGCTGCCCCCGGAGAACGCGGATCCCACACCCCAGCCCGCAACCGTCGCCGCTCGTCCGCGATCGGGCGCCCTGCTGCCGGTGCCCAGCGCCCGCATTCCCGTTGGCAACGCTGGCAACCGAGCCCGCAATGTGGCGATCGGCGCCAGCACGCCGGGCGGTCCACCGCCGCCACCGACCCAGGCCCAGGCCCTCGGGTTCCAGTATCGGGTGGTGGTGGCGACGCGCTCCGAAGCCGACCAGGCCCGCGTGCGATCGCTGGTGCCGGGCGCCTTTCGCGTGTTTCGCGGCAGCCAGATCTTCATGCAGGTAGGGGCCTACAAGACCCAGGCCGAGGCCGACGAAATGTATCAGCGCGTCAGCAGCCAGGGGTGGCAGGCCCGGATCGAGACCACCCAGTGA
- a CDS encoding FIST N-terminal domain-containing protein produces MQWVNALSTRPSLEAAVDEVVTQVHHKLQGPPDLAILFISATFSSDFPRLMPLLREKLDVPHLIGCSGGGIVGCDAAGQTQEIEETPALALTVAKLPGVSIRAFHLSADEIPDLDSPPSAWIDLIGVPPEAQPKFVLLADPFSAKINDLLQGLDFAYAGSPTVGGLAGGGSGTNNGLFCNYQLHREGSVGLALSGNIVLETIVAQGCRPIGKPYRVAEVERHIMLKLSEQDDADLLSSPKERTPLEVLQEIIQDLSDEDRALAQHSLFVGLARNEFKRNLEQGDFLIRNLLGVDPRVGAIAIGDRVRPGQRIQFHLRDANTSAEDLEILLQRYQSTLDDQATQPVGALMFSCMGRGEGLYEQPNFDSQLVHRYLGPLALSGFFCNGEIGPVGGGTFLHGYTSVLGICRQPSP; encoded by the coding sequence ATGCAATGGGTTAATGCCCTCTCAACCCGTCCCTCCCTCGAAGCAGCGGTGGATGAGGTGGTCACCCAGGTTCATCACAAGCTCCAAGGCCCGCCCGATCTTGCCATCCTTTTTATCTCCGCCACCTTCAGCAGCGACTTTCCGCGCCTGATGCCCCTGCTGCGCGAAAAGCTCGACGTTCCGCACCTGATCGGCTGCAGCGGCGGCGGCATCGTTGGCTGTGACGCCGCAGGCCAAACCCAAGAAATCGAAGAAACCCCGGCCTTGGCGCTGACGGTGGCGAAGCTGCCGGGCGTCTCGATCCGGGCCTTTCACCTCAGCGCCGACGAGATTCCCGACCTCGACAGCCCGCCCAGCGCCTGGATCGACCTGATTGGCGTCCCTCCAGAGGCCCAGCCCAAATTCGTGCTGCTGGCGGACCCCTTCTCCGCCAAGATCAACGATCTGTTGCAGGGGCTGGACTTCGCCTACGCAGGCTCGCCGACGGTGGGCGGCCTCGCCGGGGGCGGCTCCGGCACCAACAACGGCCTATTTTGCAACTATCAGCTCCATCGCGAGGGCTCCGTGGGGCTGGCCCTCAGCGGCAACATTGTCCTGGAAACCATCGTGGCCCAGGGCTGTCGCCCCATCGGCAAGCCCTACCGCGTGGCAGAGGTGGAGCGCCACATCATGCTCAAGCTGTCGGAGCAGGACGACGCGGACCTGCTCAGCTCGCCCAAGGAGCGGACGCCCCTAGAGGTGCTCCAAGAAATTATTCAAGATCTCAGTGATGAGGACCGGGCGCTAGCCCAGCACTCGCTGTTTGTGGGGCTGGCGCGCAACGAGTTCAAGCGAAATCTGGAGCAAGGGGACTTTTTGATTCGCAATCTGCTGGGGGTAGATCCGCGGGTGGGGGCGATCGCCATCGGCGATCGCGTCCGGCCGGGGCAGCGCATCCAGTTCCATCTGCGTGACGCCAACACCTCCGCCGAAGATCTGGAAATCCTGCTCCAGCGCTACCAGTCCACCTTGGATGATCAGGCCACCCAGCCCGTCGGCGCGCTGATGTTCTCCTGCATGGGGCGCGGCGAAGGCCTCTACGAGCAGCCCAACTTTGATTCCCAGCTGGTGCACCGCTACCTCGGCCCTCTGGCTCTGAGCGGCTTCTTCTGTAACGGCGAAATCGGCCCCGTCGGCGGTGGCACCTTTTTGCACGGCTACACCTCGGTGTTGGGCATCTGCCGCCAGCCCTCTCCCTAG